One Lacunisphaera limnophila DNA window includes the following coding sequences:
- a CDS encoding VWA domain-containing protein codes for MSFHSPHLLWLLVPLVLLFSWELARHVTRAVTSWPKIARAWAGATAVSLGAQHSTAEDRPRLWLWFGLALCLIALARPQWGVIEEQVFDQSREVLIAVDLSRSMLAQDVKPSRLDRSKLLIQSLLDGLKGERVGLVLFAGTAFLQSPLSSDYEVLREFLPALDPAYLPEGGSNYQAMLEASMAAFGTSTADRYLIILSDGESTVDDWKSLTPALKAKGVRVIGLGVGTAQGSFIPDEAGGLVKDERGAVVMSRLNNATLQELAQSTGGTYTDASAWVDLPGLLSSTIEAGKKGEFSEKNTARLVERFQWFLAPGLLFLLCSFWAEFPVRPRERALPLGKTKGPSTTIKAQKPAAASLAALCLLSSVLSPPSSVRAAEDASPGDTLAKPLSTLVTRLAAQPTLSAKDCAELATTTVTYGQRAKSAQQAPQESVIRDALQAVDLGEQTDAQAADWPKLRQELTDLLKREEQKKDEPKQDEKNEEQQKQDQQKDQEQKQDQSSQDQQKSDQQKQDEQKQQQDQKNEQQKQNQDAFGDMKDQQEQKAEEQKASPPPPPKPGTQKVGGQKEEKSAEEADPELAMPLQKLEQVRNQDSPAKLQQLMQGQQPTKPKPPGKNW; via the coding sequence ATGAGCTTCCACTCCCCCCACCTCCTCTGGCTGCTCGTGCCGCTCGTCCTCCTGTTTTCCTGGGAGCTGGCCCGCCACGTCACCCGCGCCGTGACCTCCTGGCCCAAGATCGCCCGCGCGTGGGCCGGCGCCACCGCCGTGTCCCTCGGCGCCCAGCACTCCACGGCGGAGGACCGCCCGCGCCTCTGGCTCTGGTTCGGGCTCGCCCTCTGCCTCATCGCCCTCGCCCGCCCCCAGTGGGGCGTCATCGAGGAACAAGTCTTCGACCAGTCCCGCGAGGTCCTCATCGCCGTCGACCTCTCGCGCTCCATGCTCGCGCAGGACGTGAAACCTTCGCGCCTCGACCGCAGCAAGCTCCTCATCCAGTCCCTCCTCGACGGGCTCAAGGGCGAGCGTGTCGGCCTCGTGCTCTTCGCCGGCACCGCCTTCCTCCAAAGCCCGCTCAGCTCCGACTACGAGGTGCTGCGCGAGTTCCTCCCCGCCCTCGACCCCGCTTATCTCCCGGAGGGCGGCTCCAACTACCAAGCCATGCTCGAGGCCTCCATGGCCGCCTTCGGCACCTCCACCGCCGACCGCTACCTTATCATCCTCAGCGACGGCGAGAGCACCGTCGACGACTGGAAAAGCCTCACCCCCGCGCTCAAGGCCAAGGGCGTCCGCGTCATCGGCCTCGGCGTCGGCACCGCCCAGGGTTCCTTCATCCCGGACGAGGCCGGTGGCCTTGTGAAGGACGAACGCGGCGCCGTCGTCATGTCCCGCCTCAACAACGCCACGCTTCAGGAACTCGCCCAGTCCACCGGCGGTACCTACACCGACGCCAGCGCCTGGGTGGACCTTCCCGGTCTCCTCAGCTCCACGATCGAGGCCGGAAAAAAGGGCGAATTCTCCGAGAAAAACACCGCCCGCCTCGTCGAACGCTTCCAGTGGTTCCTCGCCCCCGGCCTGCTCTTCCTCCTCTGCAGCTTCTGGGCCGAGTTCCCCGTCCGCCCGCGCGAACGCGCCTTGCCGCTAGGCAAAACCAAAGGTCCATCAACAACCATCAAAGCCCAGAAACCGGCCGCCGCCTCCCTGGCTGCCCTTTGTCTTCTATCCTCCGTCCTCAGTCCTCCGTCCTCCGTGCGTGCCGCCGAGGACGCCAGCCCGGGCGACACCTTGGCCAAGCCCCTCAGCACCCTCGTCACCCGCCTCGCCGCGCAACCCACCCTCAGCGCCAAGGACTGTGCGGAGCTCGCCACGACCACCGTCACCTACGGCCAGCGCGCGAAGTCCGCCCAGCAAGCACCGCAGGAAAGCGTCATCCGCGACGCCCTGCAGGCCGTCGATCTCGGCGAGCAGACCGACGCCCAGGCCGCCGACTGGCCCAAGCTGCGCCAGGAACTCACCGACCTCCTCAAACGCGAGGAGCAGAAAAAGGACGAGCCGAAGCAGGACGAAAAAAACGAGGAGCAGCAGAAGCAGGACCAGCAAAAGGATCAGGAGCAAAAACAGGATCAGTCCTCCCAAGATCAGCAGAAGAGCGATCAACAAAAGCAGGACGAGCAAAAGCAGCAACAGGACCAGAAAAACGAGCAGCAGAAACAGAACCAGGATGCCTTCGGCGACATGAAGGACCAGCAAGAGCAGAAGGCCGAGGAACAGAAGGCGTCACCGCCGCCCCCGCCCAAGCCCGGTACCCAGAAGGTCGGCGGCCAGAAGGAAGAAAAGTCGGCCGAGGAGGCCGACCCCGAGCTCGCCATGCCGCTCCAAAAACTCGAGCAGGTCCGCAACCAGGATTCTCCCGCCAAGCTCCAGCAACTCATGCAGGGCCAGCAGCCCACGAAGCCCAAGCCCCCGGGCAAGAACTGGTAA
- a CDS encoding peptide chain release factor family protein encodes MADFPDIVEASLRARFVSLRVKPDEVEECFIRGAGAGGQKINKTSSTVRLRHLPTGVEVRCQRERNQSVNRLLAWTDLAEKLEWRKAETVNHQQAARELVRRQKRQKSRGQKARMIEGKKHRAKIKATRGRGREE; translated from the coding sequence ATGGCTGATTTTCCGGATATCGTGGAAGCGTCGCTGCGGGCGCGATTTGTCTCCTTGCGGGTAAAGCCTGACGAGGTCGAGGAGTGTTTCATCCGCGGGGCGGGGGCCGGCGGGCAGAAGATCAACAAGACCTCGTCGACGGTGCGGTTGCGGCACCTGCCCACCGGGGTCGAGGTGCGCTGTCAGCGAGAACGCAACCAGTCGGTCAACCGGCTGCTGGCGTGGACGGATCTGGCGGAAAAGCTGGAATGGCGCAAAGCCGAGACGGTCAACCACCAGCAGGCGGCGCGCGAGCTGGTGCGGCGGCAGAAGCGGCAGAAATCCCGCGGGCAGAAGGCGCGCATGATCGAGGGCAAGAAGCACCGGGCGAAGATCAAGGCGACGCGCGGGCGGGGGAGGGAGGAGTAA
- a CDS encoding DUF58 domain-containing protein: MPSPVSEHTNLVTSQLALLKQLEWRVRHAVENVLSGEYRSAFRGRGMEFDQVVKYTFGDDIRDIDWNVTARLGEPYRKKFIEEREVSLLLLFEDSVSLQFGSGAQSKREALLELAGLVMMLGAVNRDRVGFLHASPAGYTIKEPVRGRGQILHAAAQLLGQPAPALSSAVSPPPSGFVPWRLLAKAAPRHSILIWLGDFPPRIEPEGWTVLSRRYQTMGFRVEDPWDRELPAGRILTTYDPVAGRLVNLNGASSAQQAAHADWVAQRDAAFRSLFPNPLSRLTVRPDQERLEALVRFFHARMAAGHRR, encoded by the coding sequence ATGCCCTCTCCCGTCTCAGAGCACACCAATCTCGTCACTTCCCAGCTCGCGCTGTTGAAGCAGCTCGAGTGGCGCGTGCGCCATGCGGTCGAGAACGTGCTCAGCGGCGAATACCGCTCCGCCTTCCGCGGTCGCGGCATGGAGTTCGACCAGGTCGTCAAATACACCTTCGGCGACGACATCCGCGACATCGACTGGAACGTCACCGCCCGCCTCGGCGAACCCTACCGCAAGAAGTTCATCGAGGAACGCGAGGTCTCCCTCCTCCTGCTCTTCGAGGACAGCGTCAGCCTCCAGTTCGGCTCCGGCGCCCAGTCCAAGCGCGAGGCCCTGCTCGAACTCGCCGGCCTGGTCATGATGCTCGGTGCCGTCAACCGGGACCGCGTGGGCTTCCTCCACGCCTCCCCCGCCGGCTACACGATCAAGGAACCCGTCCGGGGCCGCGGCCAGATCCTGCACGCCGCCGCCCAACTCCTCGGCCAGCCCGCCCCCGCGCTGTCCTCCGCCGTCAGCCCTCCTCCTTCCGGCTTTGTCCCCTGGAGACTTTTAGCCAAGGCCGCCCCCCGCCACAGCATCCTGATCTGGCTCGGTGATTTCCCGCCGCGCATCGAGCCCGAGGGCTGGACCGTCCTCTCCCGCCGCTACCAGACCATGGGCTTCCGCGTCGAGGATCCCTGGGACCGCGAGCTGCCCGCCGGCCGCATCCTGACCACCTACGACCCCGTCGCCGGCCGCCTCGTCAACCTCAACGGCGCCTCCTCCGCCCAACAGGCCGCCCACGCGGATTGGGTCGCCCAGCGCGACGCCGCCTTTCGCAGCCTCTTTCCCAACCCGCTGAGCCGCCTCACCGTCCGCCCTGACCAGGAACGCCTCGAGGCCCTCGTCCGCTTCTTCCACGCCCGCATGGCCGCGGGCCACCGCCGGTGA
- a CDS encoding AAA family ATPase, protein MITGPTWSQKLRDEIGQAVIGQDAVIERMLVALLANGHVLLEGMPGLAKTLLIKSLGTALGVQFERIQFTPDLLPSDVVGTMIFSPKDGGFATHKGPIFANLVLADEINRAPAKVQSALLEAMQERQVTIGGNSHILPKPFFVMATQNPVEQEGTYPLPEAQTDRFLFKLLVDYPSAAEESLMMERWGQVTKSPVLKAVTSGEELLELRSQVDQIHVAPAVQAYILALVRSSRDLAAQAEGTGNARRLLNFGASPRASLALFQAGRALAWLRGADYLSPALVQEIFHDALRHRVGLTYEAEAEGLSTDKVLDQVLIRTPVPAKV, encoded by the coding sequence ATGATCACCGGTCCCACCTGGTCCCAAAAACTCCGCGATGAAATCGGTCAGGCCGTCATCGGCCAGGATGCCGTCATCGAACGCATGCTCGTCGCCCTCCTGGCCAACGGCCACGTCCTCCTCGAGGGCATGCCCGGTCTCGCCAAGACCCTGCTCATCAAGTCCCTCGGCACCGCCCTGGGCGTCCAGTTCGAGCGCATCCAGTTCACCCCCGACCTCCTCCCCAGCGATGTCGTGGGCACCATGATCTTCTCCCCCAAGGACGGCGGCTTCGCCACGCACAAGGGCCCGATCTTCGCCAACCTCGTCCTCGCCGACGAAATCAACCGCGCCCCTGCCAAGGTCCAGTCCGCCCTCCTCGAGGCCATGCAGGAACGCCAGGTCACCATCGGGGGCAACTCCCACATCCTCCCGAAGCCTTTCTTCGTAATGGCCACCCAGAATCCGGTCGAGCAGGAGGGCACCTACCCGCTCCCCGAGGCCCAGACCGACCGCTTCCTCTTCAAGCTCCTCGTCGATTATCCCTCGGCCGCCGAGGAATCCCTCATGATGGAGCGCTGGGGCCAGGTCACCAAGTCCCCTGTCCTCAAGGCCGTCACCAGCGGCGAGGAACTCCTCGAGCTCCGCAGCCAGGTCGACCAGATCCACGTCGCCCCCGCCGTGCAGGCCTACATCCTCGCGCTCGTCCGCAGTTCCCGCGACCTCGCCGCCCAGGCCGAGGGCACCGGCAACGCCCGCCGCCTGCTCAACTTCGGCGCCTCCCCCCGTGCCTCCCTCGCCCTCTTCCAGGCCGGCCGCGCCCTCGCCTGGCTCCGCGGCGCCGACTACCTCTCCCCCGCCCTCGTCCAGGAAATCTTCCACGACGCCCTCCGCCACCGCGTCGGCCTCACCTACGAGGCCGAGGCCGAGGGCCTCTCCACCGACAAGGTCCTCGACCAGGTCCTCATCCGCACGCCCGTACCGGCGAAGGTTTGA
- a CDS encoding DNA recombination protein RmuC, with amino-acid sequence MDILFIVLTLLVGAALGWFIAQSRAAATAERARLLEADLATTRASLAEISALKSQIESALAGERAAAAEKIAALTDAHERLTTSFKALSADALSKNTDEFLKLARESFGKLHQQSADELGKRQQAIDSLVKPLKESLEKVDAKIGEIEKARASAYGQLSEQLKSLGTAQVSLQAEAAKLTTALRSTTTAGTWGELQLRRVVELSGMSSYCDFTEQQSTGGFRPDLIVRLPGGQQIVVDAKAPNDAYREAVNASDDTVRTAKLAEHATKVRNHIDALGAKNYWEQFQPSPEFVVLFLPGDQFLSGALQGDPSLIDRAIAKKVLLATPATLIALLKAAAYGWRQEDISKNAQVIADLGRTLYDRIAGFADNLDKVGRGLETASKAYNSAVGSFESTVLPGARKFNELGAKGAKELTEPAPVETTPRDVLKRA; translated from the coding sequence ATGGATATCCTTTTTATTGTCCTCACCCTCCTCGTCGGCGCCGCCCTCGGCTGGTTCATCGCCCAGTCCCGCGCCGCCGCCACCGCCGAGCGCGCCCGGCTCCTCGAGGCCGACCTCGCCACCACCCGCGCCAGCCTCGCTGAAATCTCAGCCCTCAAATCTCAAATCGAGTCCGCCCTCGCCGGCGAGCGCGCCGCCGCCGCCGAGAAGATCGCCGCCCTCACCGACGCCCACGAGCGCCTCACCACGTCGTTCAAGGCCCTGTCCGCCGACGCCCTGAGCAAGAACACCGACGAGTTCCTCAAGCTCGCCCGCGAGTCCTTCGGCAAGCTCCACCAGCAGTCCGCCGACGAGCTCGGCAAGCGCCAGCAGGCCATCGACTCGCTGGTCAAGCCCCTCAAGGAATCGCTCGAGAAGGTCGACGCCAAGATCGGCGAGATCGAGAAGGCCCGCGCCTCCGCCTACGGCCAGCTCTCCGAGCAGTTGAAATCCCTCGGCACCGCCCAGGTCTCCCTCCAGGCCGAGGCCGCCAAGCTCACCACCGCCCTCCGCTCCACCACCACCGCCGGCACCTGGGGCGAACTCCAGCTCCGCCGCGTCGTCGAGCTCTCCGGCATGTCCAGCTACTGCGACTTCACGGAGCAGCAGTCCACGGGCGGCTTCCGCCCCGACCTTATCGTCCGTCTCCCGGGCGGCCAGCAGATCGTCGTCGACGCCAAGGCCCCCAACGACGCCTACCGCGAGGCCGTGAACGCTTCCGACGACACCGTCCGCACCGCCAAGCTCGCCGAGCACGCCACCAAGGTCCGCAACCACATCGACGCCCTCGGCGCGAAGAACTACTGGGAACAGTTCCAACCCTCCCCCGAGTTCGTCGTCCTCTTCCTCCCCGGCGACCAGTTCCTCTCCGGCGCCCTCCAGGGCGACCCCTCCCTCATCGACCGCGCCATCGCGAAGAAGGTCCTGCTCGCCACCCCCGCCACCCTCATCGCCCTCCTCAAGGCCGCCGCCTACGGCTGGCGCCAGGAGGATATCTCGAAGAACGCCCAGGTCATCGCCGACCTCGGCCGCACGCTCTACGACCGCATCGCCGGCTTCGCCGACAACCTCGACAAGGTCGGCCGCGGCCTCGAGACCGCCAGCAAGGCCTACAACTCCGCCGTCGGCTCCTTCGAGTCCACCGTCCTCCCCGGCGCCCGCAAGTTCAACGAGCTCGGCGCCAAGGGCGCCAAGGAACTCACCGAACCCGCCCCCGTCGAGACCACCCCCCGCGACGTCCTCAAGCGCGCCTAA
- a CDS encoding sensor histidine kinase translates to MPPLILTAAILTLVIGSTVLWANPPRNTNKAFFAFSLINTGWLCCVYMAMRAGLQAEAGAAISPVPWIRAASAVGAFFPASIWLMKESILSSPFHERRFSKGVLGWLVVCCILAMLCYADSFVVQAAEAENRSRGTAYLVYSITSLALYLLLIYQTYRQWQVQTGICRLEIQFLILNAGVAGLVAVLVTAAGNLFDLRALSRSTPLIILAFYGLTAWGVTIHRVFDARQVFLSIGQRFALLVALTVSTYAVWRLLGDSLPVTASLMLSVALCGTFVFWLDHRTRDWLSLSPWQNTAAVRQTALDLARREPDPNRLVASFEGLLRTSCQSDYAVLLFDSGEVFVSGDIEFGKDRTAYTALCQKGWSTPESLQRLRPEPGLVDLRHFLTEFNLGVIVSAPRGSANPSLLLALGVKTNQRPFTYPEVQQVQEIAEFLDNILARSRLSLQARQSEQLATIGLIGASLAHEIRNPLVSIKTFSHLLPSRFDDPEFRRRFSLLIPAEVDRIDNLTQQLLDLSNPRRHQLERVSLHGIMQETTDLMLTRATEARVTMGSELNAAADTIWADGAAIRQVLINLLINAFQALETQDDPRRVLLRSRNSPNGSVILEVSDNGPGIPPEQRSRLFHPFVSTKTKGMGLGLAVCADILHEHRATIIVPDVGKPGATFRITFPCPPPLS, encoded by the coding sequence ATGCCCCCGCTGATCCTCACCGCCGCCATCCTGACGCTGGTGATCGGGAGCACCGTCCTCTGGGCGAATCCCCCGCGCAATACGAACAAGGCCTTCTTTGCGTTTTCCCTGATCAACACCGGTTGGCTCTGCTGTGTCTACATGGCCATGCGCGCCGGCCTCCAGGCGGAAGCCGGTGCCGCCATCAGTCCGGTTCCTTGGATCCGCGCGGCCTCCGCCGTGGGCGCGTTTTTCCCAGCCAGCATCTGGCTTATGAAGGAGTCGATTCTGTCCTCCCCCTTTCATGAACGCCGGTTCAGCAAAGGCGTGCTGGGGTGGCTGGTCGTCTGCTGCATATTGGCCATGCTATGTTATGCCGACTCCTTCGTCGTGCAGGCGGCGGAGGCCGAGAATCGCTCCCGGGGTACGGCCTATTTGGTCTATAGCATCACGAGTCTCGCCCTCTATCTTTTGCTCATCTACCAAACCTACCGGCAGTGGCAGGTCCAGACGGGCATCTGCCGCTTGGAAATTCAATTCCTGATCCTTAATGCAGGCGTCGCGGGTCTGGTTGCTGTTCTGGTAACCGCTGCCGGCAACTTATTCGATCTACGGGCCCTATCCCGGAGCACTCCGTTGATCATCCTGGCCTTCTATGGCCTCACCGCCTGGGGCGTTACCATCCACCGCGTGTTCGATGCCCGTCAGGTCTTCCTTTCGATCGGACAGCGCTTCGCTCTGCTTGTCGCGCTCACGGTCAGCACGTATGCCGTGTGGCGCCTGCTGGGCGACTCCCTCCCCGTCACCGCAAGTCTCATGCTGAGCGTCGCTCTCTGCGGCACCTTTGTTTTCTGGCTCGACCACCGCACCCGCGACTGGCTCAGCCTCAGCCCCTGGCAGAACACCGCGGCCGTGCGGCAAACCGCCCTCGACCTCGCCCGCCGCGAACCCGACCCGAACCGCCTCGTCGCGTCGTTCGAGGGCCTCCTCCGCACCTCCTGTCAATCCGACTACGCCGTCCTGCTCTTCGACAGCGGCGAGGTCTTCGTCTCCGGCGACATCGAGTTCGGCAAGGACCGCACCGCCTACACCGCCCTCTGCCAGAAGGGCTGGAGCACGCCCGAGAGCCTCCAGCGCCTGCGCCCGGAGCCCGGCCTCGTGGACCTCCGCCACTTCCTCACCGAGTTCAACCTCGGCGTCATCGTCTCCGCCCCCCGCGGCAGCGCCAACCCCTCCCTCCTCCTCGCCCTCGGCGTGAAGACCAACCAGCGCCCCTTCACCTACCCCGAGGTCCAGCAGGTTCAGGAAATCGCCGAGTTCCTCGACAACATCCTCGCTCGCTCCCGCCTCTCCCTCCAGGCCCGCCAGTCCGAACAGCTCGCCACCATCGGCCTCATCGGTGCCAGCCTCGCCCACGAGATCCGCAACCCGCTCGTCTCGATCAAGACGTTCTCCCACCTCCTGCCATCCCGCTTCGACGACCCCGAGTTCCGCCGCCGCTTCAGCCTCCTCATCCCCGCCGAGGTCGACCGCATCGACAACCTCACCCAGCAACTCCTCGATCTCTCCAACCCCCGCCGCCACCAGCTGGAACGCGTCTCCCTGCATGGCATCATGCAGGAAACCACCGACCTCATGCTCACCCGCGCCACCGAGGCCCGCGTGACCATGGGCTCCGAGCTGAACGCCGCCGCCGACACCATCTGGGCCGACGGCGCCGCCATCCGGCAGGTTTTGATAAATCTTTTAATCAATGCTTTTCAGGCGCTCGAGACCCAGGACGACCCCCGCCGCGTCCTGCTCCGCTCCCGCAATTCCCCCAATGGCAGCGTCATTCTCGAGGTGAGCGACAACGGTCCCGGCATCCCGCCCGAACAACGCTCGCGCCTTTTCCACCCCTTCGTCTCCACCAAGACCAAGGGCATGGGCCTGGGACTTGCTGTGTGCGCAGATATCTTGCACGAGCACCGCGCAACCATCATCGTCCCCGACGTCGGCAAGCCCGGAGCCACTTTCCGCATCACTTTTCCATGCCCGCCACCCTTATCCTGA
- a CDS encoding MOSC domain-containing protein: MHVAGLFLYPVKSLRGCAVPAVELDALGFVGDRRFLVVDPTGKFLTQRTVPRMALITARLSAGTMTLSADGAGQIVVPTAPDPHAPVRLVSIWKSEGLQAEDCGPVAAAWLSTALGQTCHLVRIGPAFSRPIIKATARPGDVVSFADAYPLLALSEGSLAHLNDRIQENHGEPVTMDRFRPNLVIDGCAAFAEDTWTRVRIGDTVLRNGGPCARCIMTTTDQLTGERLGKEPLKTLATFRRDATDPSDVNFGVNLIHETKLGTIRLGDAVMPL; the protein is encoded by the coding sequence ATGCACGTCGCCGGCCTCTTCCTCTACCCCGTGAAATCCCTGCGCGGCTGCGCCGTGCCGGCAGTCGAGCTCGACGCCCTCGGCTTCGTGGGTGACCGCCGCTTCCTCGTCGTCGACCCCACTGGCAAATTCCTCACCCAGCGCACCGTCCCCCGCATGGCGCTGATCACCGCCCGGCTCTCCGCCGGCACGATGACCCTCTCCGCCGACGGAGCCGGCCAGATCGTCGTGCCTACCGCCCCCGACCCGCACGCCCCCGTACGCCTCGTCAGCATCTGGAAAAGCGAGGGCCTCCAGGCCGAGGATTGCGGTCCCGTCGCCGCCGCCTGGCTCAGCACCGCGCTCGGCCAAACCTGCCACCTCGTCCGCATCGGCCCGGCCTTCTCCCGTCCGATCATCAAGGCCACCGCGCGGCCCGGCGACGTCGTCTCCTTCGCCGACGCCTACCCCCTGCTCGCCCTCAGCGAGGGCTCCCTCGCCCACCTCAACGACCGCATCCAGGAAAACCACGGCGAACCCGTCACGATGGACCGCTTCCGCCCCAACCTCGTGATCGACGGCTGCGCCGCCTTCGCAGAGGACACCTGGACCCGCGTGCGCATCGGCGACACTGTCTTGCGCAACGGCGGCCCGTGCGCCCGCTGTATCATGACGACCACCGACCAGCTCACCGGCGAACGCCTGGGCAAGGAACCGCTGAAAACCCTCGCTACCTTCCGGCGCGACGCGACCGATCCCTCCGACGTGAACTTCGGCGTGAACCTGATCCACGAGACCAAGCTCGGCACCATCCGCCTCGGCGACGCCGTCATGCCCCTCTGA
- a CDS encoding TIGR03067 domain-containing protein: MNHSLEGIWQPLYAELGGEEAPKMMLEKMEIELTAGQYAVRFGGHTADRGTYTIDADGHLSLHGVDGPNAGKTIPGIFKFAGEALSICYGLGGARPEKFHTGEDPELYLVNYTRKVAGSE, encoded by the coding sequence ATGAACCACTCCCTCGAAGGCATCTGGCAGCCCCTCTACGCCGAACTCGGCGGCGAGGAGGCGCCGAAAATGATGCTCGAAAAAATGGAGATCGAGCTGACGGCCGGACAGTACGCCGTCCGCTTCGGCGGCCACACCGCCGACCGCGGCACCTACACGATCGACGCCGACGGCCACCTCAGCCTGCATGGCGTCGACGGCCCAAACGCCGGCAAGACCATCCCCGGGATTTTCAAATTTGCCGGCGAAGCCCTCTCCATCTGCTACGGCCTCGGCGGCGCCCGCCCCGAGAAATTCCACACCGGCGAAGACCCCGAGCTCTACTTGGTGAACTACACCAGGAAAGTAGCGGGTAGTGAGTAG
- a CDS encoding VWA domain-containing protein, translating to MNLTNYTLHSPWWLLALLVLPFLMWVRGRRGAPVLVVPYAAAWHRPSLIPTSRWPATLATTGLILLIVALARPQIVEDKREVKQQGYDLMLAIDLSGSMLAEDYERDGDRINRLQAIKPIIQAFIKQRTSDRIGMIVFSGRAYTLAPLTFDHAWLERQVERLKLGMIEDGTAIGDGLGVALTRLEQAKRTDDTKRKGAFIVLMTDGANNRGVLTPEQATAIAQARGIPVYTIGAGRDGLVPMPVFDDNGNKIGYRRAISDLDEGQLRTMAESTGGKFFRAFDVDTTEKAFAAIDAAQKIEFQAKSYLLTTELFHWCAIPGAALLFLGALFALPPQLPRLKRRPAPVPPARPAGAPAAP from the coding sequence ATGAACCTCACGAACTACACGCTCCACTCCCCGTGGTGGCTCCTCGCCCTCCTCGTCCTCCCGTTCCTGATGTGGGTGCGCGGCCGGCGCGGTGCGCCGGTCCTCGTGGTGCCGTACGCCGCCGCGTGGCACCGGCCGTCGCTCATCCCCACCTCCCGCTGGCCCGCCACCCTCGCCACCACCGGCCTCATCCTGCTCATCGTCGCCCTGGCCCGCCCGCAGATCGTCGAGGACAAGCGCGAGGTGAAACAACAGGGCTACGACCTCATGCTCGCGATCGACCTGTCCGGCTCGATGCTCGCCGAGGATTATGAGCGCGACGGCGACCGCATCAACCGCCTCCAGGCCATCAAGCCCATCATCCAGGCCTTCATCAAGCAGCGCACCTCCGACCGCATCGGCATGATCGTCTTTTCCGGCCGCGCCTACACCCTCGCGCCCCTCACCTTTGACCACGCCTGGCTTGAGCGCCAGGTCGAGCGCCTCAAGCTCGGCATGATCGAGGACGGCACCGCCATCGGCGACGGCCTCGGCGTCGCCCTCACCCGTCTCGAGCAGGCCAAACGCACCGACGACACCAAGCGCAAGGGCGCCTTCATTGTCCTCATGACCGACGGCGCCAACAACCGCGGCGTGCTCACCCCCGAACAGGCCACCGCCATCGCCCAGGCCCGGGGCATCCCCGTCTACACCATCGGCGCCGGCCGGGACGGCCTCGTGCCGATGCCGGTCTTCGACGACAACGGCAACAAGATCGGCTACCGCCGCGCCATCTCCGACCTCGACGAGGGCCAGCTCCGCACCATGGCCGAATCCACCGGCGGCAAGTTCTTCCGCGCCTTCGACGTCGACACCACCGAGAAGGCCTTCGCCGCCATCGACGCCGCCCAGAAGATCGAGTTCCAGGCCAAATCCTACCTGCTTACCACCGAGCTCTTCCACTGGTGCGCCATCCCCGGCGCCGCCCTCCTCTTCCTCGGCGCCCTCTTCGCCCTGCCGCCCCAGCTGCCGCGCTTGAAGCGCCGCCCCGCGCCCGTTCCGCCCGCACGGCCCGCCGGCGCCCCCGCCGCCCCATGA